ACCACGTCCCCATAGCTGCCCAGAGCCAATGGCAATACGGGACTGAATCAGGTGATAGCCACCGCCTAAGGGGTCTTTATCGGGATCCAGAAACAGGATGAGCCGATCTTTTTGATAATCTTTCAACAATCCCCAGAGCACCTGCCCCAAACCGCCGGAAACGAGGTTGACGACGGTGGCCCCCAGCGCCCCAAAGAAAGCCCAAGGCAAGGTACGCCAGCCAATGACACCCATGGCCACAACCCAGATGACCCAGACTGGAAAGGATATGTTGAACAGAATGGCGGCAGCTAAGGGAGAAACGAGCAGCACCAGCCAGCCTGGATTGGCGTTGCCCCAGTAGAGCATGCCCAGGGTGATCGCTCCAAATACAAGGGACGTCCCGAGGTCGGGCTGGATGAACACAATGCCCCAAGGAACAGCGATCACGGCCAGAGCTTTGATCATCATGGGCAGCGTGGAGGCGGTACGTTCATGCAGAACGCCTGCCAAGGTGATGATGGCTCCGATTTTGGCAAATTCGGAGGGTTGGATGTTGAAACCACCGATGGTAATCCAGCGCTGCGCCCCTAGGGCCTCGGTACCCACGAACATCACGGCTAACAAGGAAATATTGGTGACGAGGTAGATCAGCCAGTACCACTGGATGAGATTGTCATAGCGCCAGCGGGCCAGGATCATGACGATCAGTAACCCAATTCCACCAATCACCCAATGTTGCCACCAGTCGGTTAAGCCTTCGCTCAACTCGGTGCTGCGGATGATGATCCCAGCAAAAAGGGTCATGCTAGTCACAATCAGCAGCAACAGCCAGTCCATGTCCTGCCAAGGCTGGACGATGCCTCGTAGACTGAAGCGCTTGGAGATGGGTTTATACGTCATAAGTTGAGAGCGTGGAAGGAGCAGGGCGGCGATCGCGTTGTCGATCACTCAGAATAGTCTTCACGGGCCAGGCTAGGCACTCAGGGCAGCTACAGAAACTCGGGCGGCAACCTGCTGAGTGATGGCGGTCAAGGCCTTGGCGGAAGCGGACTCAGGAGCTGCGAGCACAATGGGAATGCCGCGATCGCCCCCTTCTCGAACAGCGGGTTCAAGGGGCACGCAACCTAGGAGGGGCACTCCTAGCTCTTGGGCCGTTTTTTCGCCGCCACCGGAGCCAAAGATGTCGTATTGGCGATCGGGTAGGTCGGGGGGAATGAAATAGCTCATGTTTTCCACGATGCCAATCACCGGCACGTTGAGCTGTTGGAACATTTTCAGACCGCGCCGGGCATCGCTGAGGGCCACGGATTGGGGGGTGGTGACAATGACGACACCGGCCATGGGAACGGCTTGGGCCAGGGTAAGCTGGGCATCACCGGTGCCAGGGGGTAGATCAACAATGAGGTAGTCCAACTCGCCCCACTGCACTTGGTAGAGAAATTGACGGATGATGCCGTTGAGCATGGGGCCGCGCCACACCACGGGCTGATCGCGATCGATCAGGAAACCCATGGAGGCGACTTTGATGCCGTGGTTGAACGCAGGCGCGAGGACGTCACCCTGGGGGCTGGCCTGCACCATCACCTTAGCGTCAGATAGACCCAGCATGATCGGGGCATTGGGGCCATAGATATCAGCATCTAGGAGACCGACCGTAGCTCCGGCAGCGGATAGGGCAGCGGCGATGTTGACAGCGACGGTACTTTTCCCGACGCCACCTTTGCCACTGGAGACGGCGATGATGTTGCGAACGCCGTCGATGCCTTGGCGATCGGGGAGGGATTTTTGTTGGGGGGTTTCGGCGGTGACGTCTACGTCGATGGTCTCCACACCGGGCAGGGTTTTAATCGCAGCTTTGCATTCGTCTACGATAAATTCTCGGAGGGGGCAGGCGGGGGTGGTGAGCACCAAGGTAAATTTCACCTGTCCTTGGTCGATGGCAACATTGCGGATCATGTTGAGTTCGACCAGGCTCTTTTGTAGTTCGGGGTCTTGTACGGGGCGCAAAACCTCTAAAACAGACTGAGCATCAAGCGTTT
The DNA window shown above is from Candidatus Obscuribacterales bacterium and carries:
- a CDS encoding Mrp/NBP35 family ATP-binding protein, with amino-acid sequence MPETLDAQSVLEVLRPVQDPELQKSLVELNMIRNVAIDQGQVKFTLVLTTPACPLREFIVDECKAAIKTLPGVETIDVDVTAETPQQKSLPDRQGIDGVRNIIAVSSGKGGVGKSTVAVNIAAALSAAGATVGLLDADIYGPNAPIMLGLSDAKVMVQASPQGDVLAPAFNHGIKVASMGFLIDRDQPVVWRGPMLNGIIRQFLYQVQWGELDYLIVDLPPGTGDAQLTLAQAVPMAGVVIVTTPQSVALSDARRGLKMFQQLNVPVIGIVENMSYFIPPDLPDRQYDIFGSGGGEKTAQELGVPLLGCVPLEPAVREGGDRGIPIVLAAPESASAKALTAITQQVAARVSVAALSA
- the rodA gene encoding rod shape-determining protein RodA, whose protein sequence is MTYKPISKRFSLRGIVQPWQDMDWLLLLIVTSMTLFAGIIIRSTELSEGLTDWWQHWVIGGIGLLIVMILARWRYDNLIQWYWLIYLVTNISLLAVMFVGTEALGAQRWITIGGFNIQPSEFAKIGAIITLAGVLHERTASTLPMMIKALAVIAVPWGIVFIQPDLGTSLVFGAITLGMLYWGNANPGWLVLLVSPLAAAILFNISFPVWVIWVVAMGVIGWRTLPWAFFGALGATVVNLVSGGLGQVLWGLLKDYQKDRLILFLDPDKDPLGGGYHLIQSRIAIGSGQLWGRGLNQGTQTQLSFIPEQHTDFIFSAVGEELGFIGCMVMLVAFWLICLRLVIIAQNAKDNFGSLIAIGVLSMLIFQVLVNVGMTIGLAPVTGIPLPWVSYGRSALLTNFIALGIVESIANHRSQRLRF